In Dryobates pubescens isolate bDryPub1 chromosome 31, bDryPub1.pri, whole genome shotgun sequence, one DNA window encodes the following:
- the TIMM13 gene encoding mitochondrial import inner membrane translocase subunit Tim13, whose amino-acid sequence MESGFGSDFGSDFGSGGGGGGKLDPGLIMEQVKVQIAVANAQELLQRMTDKCFRKCIGKPGGALDNSEQKCIAMCMDRYMDSWNTVSRAYNSRLQRERANM is encoded by the exons ATGGAGAGCGGCTTCGGCTCAGACTTCGGTTCCGACTTCGGCtccgggggcggcgggggcggcaAGCTGGACCCGGGGCTCATTATGGAGCAGGTGAAGGTGCAGATCGCCGTGGCCAacgctcaggagctgctgcag CGCATGACCGACAAATGCTTTCGGAAGTGCATCGGGAAGCCCGGCGGGGCCCTGGACAACTCGGAGCAG AAGTGCATCGCGATGTGCATGGACCGGTACATGGACTCCTGGAACACCGTGTCCCGAGCCTACAACTCTCGGCTGCAGCGGGAGAGAGCCAACATGTGA